The DNA sequence CGGAGGAGCGAACGGGCCGTTCAACCCGGCAACCGTCATTTCGGACTCGGCATTCTTGGCCTCAGGGTCATTGAGCGCTTCCGGTATTCAGACGTTCCTCAACGCGCAGTCCGGAACGCTCAAGTCGTACTCGGCACCGGACCACAATGGCGTCACCAAGACCGCCGCGCAGATCATCGCCGACGCGGCCCAGGCATGGGGAGTTAGCCCGAAGGTCATTCTGGTGACGCTGCAGAAAGAGCAGTCGCTCCTCGCCGCAACATCGCCGAGTCAGTATGCGTACGACTGGGCGATGGGATGCGGCAAGACCGACAGTACCACCTACCCGCAGTATCAGGGCTTCGGCAACCAGGTCTGGTTTGGCGCCAAGACGCTCTCCGTCAACCGCGCATACTGGCAGCAGGGTGTGTCTATCAACGTGGACGGAGTCCCGGTCGCCCCGACCAACGCCTCTACGTTCTCGCTCTACCTCTACACTCCGCACTTCGCCGGAGTGACCTCCTTCTCGGGGCTCTATCGGCTGTACTTCGGAGATCCCACCCAATAGTTGAAAGATGCGGATATGCGCGAAATCAAGAGGGACGCCCTCACGTGCGGGCGTCCCTAGGGTATCGGCTCAATCAACCTGCGCTCTACATGGCCTCGTCGAACGAGTCGAGGAACTGGCTGTTGTAGAGATCGTAGTAGAACCCGTGCTTGCCGAGCAACTCCTCGTGCGTTCCCTGCTCGATGATCTTGCCCTCGTTCATCACGAGAATCGTGTCGGCGTCGCGGATCGTCGAGAGCCTGTGGGCGATGACGAAGCTCGTGCGGTTCTTCATGAGCTCGGACATCGCCTTCTGGATGAGCACCTCGGTTCGGGTGTCCACGGAACTCGTGGCCTCGTCGAGAATCAGTATCTCCGGGTCGGCCAAGAACGCCCGCGCGATGGTGAGCAGTTGGCGCTCGCCCTGCGAGATGTTCGAGGCGTCATCGTCGAGAACCGTGTCGTAGCCGTCGGGTAGTGTTCGCACGAAGTGGTCGACGTAGGCCGCCTGTGAAGCGGCGAGGATCTGCTCTGGGGTGGCGCCTTCCGCCCCGTAGGCGACGTTGTCTCGGATCGTGCCGGAAAACAGCCACGCATCCTGCAGCACCATGCCAAAGGTCTTGCGCAGGTCGTCGCGCGTCATCTGGCAGATGTCGACGCCGTCGATGAGTATGCGGCCGTGGTCAACCTCATAGAAACGCATGAGGAGGTTCACGAGCGTGGTCTTGCCGGCGCCCGTAGGTCCGACGATTGCGACGGTCTGACCAGGTTTGGCCTCGACGCTGAGATCGGTGATGAGCGGCTTCTCGGGCTCGTAGCGGAACGATACGTCCTCCAGCACCACATGACCTTCAACGCGCGTCAGGACAGCCGGATGCGCATGGTCCGGGCTCTCCTCGGCTTCGTCAAGGAGTTCGAAGACGCGCTCTGCTGAAGCGACCGCCGATTGCAGCACGTTGGCGATGCTCGCCGTCTGCGTGATCGGCTGGGTGAACTGCCGAGAGTACTGAATGAACGCCTGTACATCGCCGAGAGACAGCGTGCCCTGCGCAACGCGCAATCCGCCGATGACCGCGATAGCGACGTAGTTCAGGTTGGTGATGAAGGTGATGGAGGGCATGATCGTGCCGGAGATGAACTGCGCCTTGAAGCTGGCTTCGTAGAGCCCGTCGTTCTCCTCTTCGAACTTCTCGATCGCTTCTTCCTGATGCCCGAACACCTTCACGATGCTGTGGCCCGTGTGCATCTCTTCGACATGGCCGTTGAGTGTGCCGGTACGCTCCCATTGGGCGGCGAACTGCTTCTGCGAGCGTTTGGCGATGAACATCGTCACAACCACGGCGGCCGGGAGGGTGAGAAGCGAGATCAGCGCGAGCTGCCAGCTGATCGAGAACATCATTGCCAAGACGCCGATAATGGTCAGCAAGGCGGTGATCAGCTGCGTCAGGCTCTGCTGCAGCGAGTTCGCGATGTTGTCGATGTCGTTGGTGACTCGGCTTAAGATGTCGCCGCGCGAATGGGTGTCGAAGTACTTCAACGGGAGACGCGCGAGTTTGTCGTCAACGCTGCGCCGCAGTTGGTATACCGTCCTTTGTGAGACGCCCGCGGTTATGTACTGCTGCAGCCAGCTGAAGAGCGAACTGAGCACATAGATGCCGAGGAGCAGGAGCAGGATCTGGCCGATCTTGTTGAAGTCCACACCCACTCCCGGCGTGAAGTTCATGCTCGAAAGCATCTGCACCAGCTGGGTCTGTCCGGCGGCATTCAAGGCATCGATTGCCTGTGCCTTGGTGGCACCCGGCATCATCGCCCCTACCTGCTTGCCGATAACGCCTTCAAACAGCATGTTCGTCGCTTGGCCGAGTATCTTCGGTCCGGCAATACTCAACGCGACGCTGAAGATTGCCAGAACGACGACCAGGATGATCTTGGGTTGCTCAGGCTTGAGGTGCCCTGCCAGCCTCTTGAGTGACCCGGCGAAATCTTGGCTCTTCTCGGTGGACGCCATCATCATGCCACCATGACCGCCGCCAAAACCTCCGCCACCGGGCGGGCGGCGTCGGGGCGTAGGTGCTGCCTCGCGTGGCTCGCTCATGCTACTTCCTCCTCGCTGAGCTGTGAGTACACGATCTCGCGGTACGTTTCACAGCACTCCATGAGTTCCTTGTGCGTGCCCATGCCCGCGATGCAGCCCTTGTCCAGAACAACGATGCGATCCGCGGTCATGATGGTGCTGACGCGCTGGGCGACGATGATCACCGTCGCGTCGTGTGTCTCGTGCTTGAGCGCGGCCCGCAGCATGGAGTCGGTGCGGAAGTCGAGCGCCGAGAAGCTGTCGTCAAACACGTAGATCTCGGGCTTCTTGACGAGCGCCCTAGCGATGGCCAGACGCTGCCTCTGTCCGCCAGATACGTTCGTGCCGCCTTGGGTGATCGGCGCTTCGAGTTCGCCCTCGGTCTCTGTGACGAACGTCTTGGCCTGAGCGACTTCAAGGGCATGCCAGACTTCCTCGTCTGTTGCGTCGGGCTGGCCGTAGCGGATATTGCTGCCGATGGTGCCGCTGAACAGGAACGCTTTCTGGGGGATGAAGCCGATCTTGCCCCACAGTCGATCCCGGTTCATGTCGCGCACGTCTACGCCGTCAACGCGGATTGTGCCGCCTGTGACGTCGTAGAAGCGGGGGATCAGGTTGACGAGCGTCGTCTTGCCGCTGCCTGTGCTGCCCACGATCGCGAGGGTCTCACCCGGGGACGCCGAGAACGATATGCCTCGCAACACCAGGTCCTCGGCGCCGGGGTAGCCAAACCTCACGTCGTCGAATTCGAGGTAGCCGCGGGATCCGGTTTCCTCGGCGGGGGTGATGGGATCGATCACGGATGGTTCGGTCAGGAGCACTTCTTGGACGCGGTCGGCTGAGGCGGCTGCGCGTGGGATCATCACGAACATGATGGTCGCCATCATGACCGACATGAGAATCTGCATGACATAGGACAGGAATGCGGTGAGGTTGCCGATTGGCATCGCGCCGCTGTCGATCCGCAGGCCGCCGAACCACATGATGGCGACCGTGGAGACATTGAAAATGAGCATCAACGTTGGCATCATCACGGCCATGATGCGGTTAACCTTGAGTGAGGTGTCCGTGAGATCGAGGTTCGCCACATCAAAGCGACGCGCCTCGTAGTCGGTGCGGACAAACGCCCGGATGACGCGGATTCCGGCGAGCTTCTCGCGCATGACCTTGTTGACCTCATCGATCTTCTTCTGCATCGAGCGGAACAGCGGAAGCGCCTTGACTAGCATGGTGCCGACCACGATCGCCAGCAGCGGAACCACCACCACGATGATCGTCGAGAGCGGCACGTCCTCACGCAAGGCCATGATCACGCCACCAACCGCCATCATCGGTGCTGCGATCAGCATGTTGAGCATGAGCACGATCACCATCTGGATCTGCTGGATGTCGTTGGTGTTGCGTGTGATCAGCGTGGCAGTCCCAAACAGATTGACTTCCTTCTGGGAGAAACTCTCCACCTTGCGGAACAGCGCGCTTCGCATATCGCGCCCGAACGCCATCGCTGTTCTCGAGCCGAAATACACGGCTACCACGGTGCCGACGGCCTGGATGAGCGTTACGAGCAGCATCAGTCCGCCGCGGCGCAGGATGTAGTCCGTATCACCGGCCATGACGCCATTATTGATGATGTCGGCGTTGAGCCGCGGTAGATACAGGTTCGCGACCGACTGCCCCAACTGGAGAACCCCCACGAGAATCAGAGCCTTCCAATAGGGCTTAAGGTACCTAATCAGGAGTTTGAGCATATGCTTCTTCATCCCTCTCCGGGCCGCTTCGCGCGGTCCCTTGCTTGACGAACCATCCCCCAAAAGAGCTATTCGTCCTCGGCCAAGATCCGATAGATACTCTTTCGTGTCTCGCCGAGAACCTCGACCATCTTGCGGACCTGCTCGGGTGAGCCGGCGTGCAGCACCTGAGACGTGGCGACCATCAGTCCCGTGATAGCTTCGCGGGAGGGAGAGAGGCGCTCGATCTCCGAGGCGAACTCATCCCACGGCGCTTCGCCGCTTTGCTCGGCGACTTTCGCGCGGCCCTCATCGGTCAGGGAGAACACACGCTTGCCGCCGGCCTGTTCGCTGGTGAGCAGACCCTGATCTTCGAGCAGCTGCAATGTGGGGTAGACCGAGCCGGGGCTCGGTTTCCAAACGCCGCCACTTCTCTCGGCGAGTTCTTGGAGGATCTGGTAGCCATGCATGGGCTTCTCGGCAATGAGGCCGAGGATGGCGGTCTGAACGTCGCCACGTCTCGCGCGTGGGTTGCCTCCCAATGGTCCAAGGTTGGCACCCCACGGCGGAGGGAAGGGAGGGTGGAATCTCGGCTGTGGCTTGCCCGAGTGTTCGCAGTCAAACATAGAGGCCTCGGATCATGTCGGAAGTATAACGCGATATATCGTAATACCATCGGGAGTGATCTGCAAGGGTGCAGTGCCGGGAGAGTTAGCGGGCATCCCAATCCGCGAGGTCCGGAACATCTGTCGCGCCCGGCCCAAGAACGGTTCTACCTAGACGGCTCGAGGCCAACAGGCGCCCGCCGGTTCTCGGCATGGCGAACAACGGGCTTCGACGCCATGTTTCGCCGAGGGAGCGAAGCCATGCGCCCTTCACTCTTTCTGCTTTGGCGCCGATTTGAGCATCCGCCTCAGGAACTCTCACGGCGAGCAGCCGGTACACGGTGCCCATCTGCATGCCCAGCAGCACCCAGAAGAAGATGACCGCGGGAGGGTTCTGAAACGTGTTGTTCGTGAGCGCGGCGAACGCGAAGCCAACGATGGCGATCGTGTAGCCCGCGACCTCGTTTCGCACGTGACGGTCCGCTGAGGCGATCCTGCCGTAGGCCAGCCCCATGCGGCACACACGCCAGATCAGCCACGCATAGAGCAGGCCGCCGAGAACCCCGGTCTCGGCGGCGAGCAGCAGGTACGAGTTGTGCGGCGTGATCGCATCGAGGCCGATGCCCAGTGACGGGATAGCCAGCAGCACCAGCTTGGTGACTTCGTCGTAGCGTCCCAGCCCCACTCCGGTGATGGGGTGTGTCTGAATCATGTGGACCGCAAGGTTCCAAAGGCCCAGGCGCGTATCTGTCGAGTCGTTGACGGTCAGCCCTGTCACGAGGCGCTGCAACGCTCCGGGAACCGCAAGCAGCAGTACGCCGCCGCTCACAGCGAAGCCGATCAGCGTTCTGAAGCTGATCATCGAGAGGCCGATCACTGCGCCCACTGCGAGCCCGAGCCAGCTTCCGCGCGTATAGGTGAAGAACAGCGTCACAGTGCCGCATGCAAGCAGCGCACCCGCAAGGTATCTGAGTGCGCCGCGCTCCTTCATGGCCAGCACGAGCGCTACTGCGATGTAGAACATCAGATACTCGGAGTAGGGGTTTGGGTTGTGGAACAGGGAGTAGACGCGAACCTTGGCCTCGGCATCGACGGCGAACTGCATCGAGGCTGCCGTCGGCACAAGCAGCTGCCAGGCCGCCACGCCCATTGTGACGACGCCGGCGGCCATGAACGCCCAGGAGAGCAGCCGGCGGTTCTCGGCACGCACGCACGCGGCGGCCACGACCAGCGCCACGACGATGTACATCGCGTAGCGGACCCAAGTCAGCGCGGAGGAAGCGATCGACGACGAGAAGAGCACCGTGAGCGCCGAGAAGCCGATGAAGGCCAGTGCAGGGATCTCGATGGGGTTTGACGGGAGGCGGCTTGCACCCAGACGTCGCAGGAAAGGAATCGCTGCGACGATTGCGACCGCCATCGCCAGGATCACCGGCTCGACCGGAACGGAACCGATCTTGACGCGGAGGTCTGCGATGAGAGGAGCGACCGCGACCAGCAGCACGAGCGCGGCCATGAGGGCCCACTCGGCTTTCGAGCGAACGACGCGCTCTCGGCTCATCGGCGCTCTCCCCACGGCTCGAGGTCTGCCGCGCCCTCGGCCCCGCGGCCGAGCAGGACCCGCGCTACCTTCGCTCTGAAAGCCGGCCACGCCCCGGTTGCGCCTTGCGTCTCGCCGCCGTCAGCCTGCGCGGCGTTGGCGCACATCAAGCCGAGAAGCAGCCAGTAGAACACGGCGGCCCGCGGGTTCTGGAAGGAGTTGTCGGTGAGGGCGTTGGCTGTGTAGCCGATGACCCCCACACTCAGCGCCGCATTGATCAGCCATGCCGCCGAGCCCCGGACCAGCTTCTTTGCGTAGGTGAAGCAGCTGCGGACCGTGCAGACCACGAACCAGACAAATGCGGCGATACCGAAGATGCCCGTCTCGGCGGCGAGGGTCAAGAAGGAGTTGTGCGCGTTCATCGGGGTCACGCCGGCGGGGAGCATCGACGGCGTTGCCTTGATCTGCGCCATGAGCGCGGTCACATAGCCGCCCAGCCCAACGCCGGTCCACGGGTGGAGCCGGAACATCTCAACCGCCAGGTTCCACAGCGGGAGACGTACCGATGCGCCGCCTTCGGAGGCGAAGATCGACGTCAGACGCTGCATAGCGCCGGGCACGATCGACAGAAGCCCGCCGCCGGCCAGGACGAATGCGCCGGCGAGACGCCAGTCGATCATGAGCGCGGCGACGAGAACGCCCAGACCAAGAGCGAGCCAGCTGCCCCGAGTGTACGTGAGCACGAGCGCACAGGACTGGGCCAGCAGGATCGCCACGGCGCTCCAGCGCCGCCAGTCCTTCTCGGCAAGCGCGAGCGACAGGGTCAGAGCGAACGCAAGCACGAGGTACTCGGAGTAGGAGTTCGGGTTGCCGAACGACCCCGTTACGCGGGCTCCGACTTCGGCGGAGAATGCGAACGACTTCGCCAGCGCGTCGGGGCGCGCGAACTGATACGCCGCCTGCGCGACGGTCGCGAGGCTGGTGAGCGCGACGGTCCACGTGAGAAGCCGGCGGTTCTCGGGCCTCATGGCCACTGCCGATGCGACCACCAGCAGCAGGATGTAAGTGGCGTAGCGGGTCCACGTGAGCGCCGAACTCAGCACGCCTTCCGAGAACACGACGCTGATCAGTGTGATGCCGAGGAAGACGAGCGCAGGCAACTCAAGCGGGGAGAAGGGGATTCGGTTGGCTCCAAGGCGACGCAGAAACGGGATCGACAACGCAAGCACCAGAGGCGCCGACAACGTTACGGCATCGAGCGGGATGGGCCCCAGCATCACTCGGCCGGGAACGAGGGGCACCAGCACGCACAGGGCCGCAAAGGCGCCGAGAGCCAAAAGCTCTGCCTTCGATCGGCGTACGACGGCGCCCTGGGTCATCGTGTGCGTCTGCCTTTCGAATCCAAGTGAACGTTCGTGTCGGCCACGCTCGAACTGGCCGCTGAAAGCATGCCGAGCAAGTATACCGTGTAGTGCGCCGGCGGCGGCAGACGCACGACCCATGGTGCCGTCCCGTAATACTGCGGTCGCGCAACGTGCGAGTTTCTCCGGGACGGTGGCGAGCCGGGGCGCTTCCCTTTAGACTGGTCGAGATCCCGGCAGATTCCGGCGACGCCGTCGTGGCGTGTCGGCACGCATCACACGAGGGGCAAGGCTTATGGCACTGGTCGTAGCGAAGTTCGGCGGGACCTCCGTCGGCAGTACCGATCGAATCCGCGCGGTGGCGCGCCGCCTGATCGCGCGCAGACTTGCGGGTAACGACGTGGTCGCGGTCGTCTCGGCGATGGGGCATGTGACCGACGAACTCGTGACACTCGCGCGCGAGATATCAACGGATCCGCCCGATCGCGAGATGGACATGCTGCTCTCCACCGGCGAGCAGGTCTCGTGCTCGCTTCTTGCGATGGCGATCATCGCCGAGGGGCACGACGCGGTGTCGTTCACCGGTGCGCAGGTGGGCATCATGACCGACCTCGTGCACACGAAAGCCAAGATCACCGAGGTGCGCGCCGACCGCGTCAAGGCCGCGCTCGCCGAGGGCAAGATCGTGATCGTCGCCGGCTTCCAGGGTACGACGCCGGATGGCACCATCACCACGCTAGGCCGTGGCGGCTCGGACACGACCGCGGTCGCCGTGGCGGCAGGCATCGGCGCCGACGTCTGCGAGATCTACACCGATGTCGACGGCGTCTATACCGCCGATCCGCGGGTGGTTCCCGACGCCCGCAAGATAGACGCGCTGTCGTATGAGGAGATGCTGGAGATGGCCGCCAGCGGCGCCGGCGTCCTCCAGATGCGCAGCGTCGAGTTCGCGAGAAACCACGGCGTGGTCATCCACTGCCGTTCAAGCTTCAACGACAACCCCGGCACCATCGTCAAGGAGGCCGACGAAACCATGGAACAGGCGATCATCTCAGGAGTCACCCACGACATCTCGGAAGCGAAAATCACCCTCCGAGACGTGCCCGACACCCCCGGTGTTGCCGCGAAGGTCTTCACGCGCATGGCGGCGGAGAACATCAACGTCGACATGATCATCCAAAACGTCTCGGAGGCGGGTACGACCGACATCTCCTTCACCGTGCCCAAGGACGACCTGATCCGCACCAAGCGCGCCGTCGGCGAGGTTGTCGCGGAGCTCGGCGCACGCGACTACTCGGTCGACGAGTCGATCGCAAAGGTGTCCCTAGTCGGCGCGGGCATGAAGACGCATCCCGGCGTCGCGGCCTCGATGTTCTCGGCGCTTGCCGAGGCGGGTGTGAATCTGTACATGATCTCAACGTCGCCGATCCGCATCAGCTGCGTGATCTCGGCGAATGAAGTCGGAGAGGCCGTGCGCGCGCTGCACAAGGCGTTCGGGTTGGGCGAAGATGAAGTCAGCGTCGAGGCCGCCCCCGGCTGCGGGTGTGGGTCCGGCTCCTGCTGCGGAGGTGCGAAGTAAATGGCGTGGGCCAAGATCCTTCCCGAGAACCCCGTCGTCGCCGTCGCCGGCGCTACCGGCGCTGTGGGCCGTGAGATGCTGCTGACGCTTGAGGGCCGCAACTTCCCCGCATCGCGCGTGATCGCGCTTGCTTCCGCGCGCTCGGCCGGCAGGATGATCCCGTACGCAGGTGGTGAGCTCGTCGTCGAGGAGATGACGTCGGAGTCGTTTGCAGGCGTCGATATCGCGCTGTTCTCGGCGGGGGCGGGCGTGAGCAAGGCGATGCGGCAGGCGGTTGTGGACGCCGGCTGCATCATGATCGACAACTCCTCGGCGTTTCGCATGGAGGCTGACGTGCCGCTGGTGGTCCCGGAGGTCAATCCGGAAGACCTTGCGTGGCACTCCGGCGTGATCGCGAATCCGAACTGCTCGACCATCCAGATGGTGGTGGCCCTGAAGCCGCTGCACGATATCTCGCCGATCAAGCGCGTCGTCGTGTCGACCTACCAGGCTGCCTCCGGCGCGGGCCAGGCGGCGATGGACGAGCTGTACTCACAGACCGGCGACTTCCTCGAGGGTCGCGAGTTGGTTGTTGACCAGTTTGCGCACAGGATCGCTTTCAACTGCATCCCGCACATCGATGTGTTCCTCGAGGACGGCTCGACCAAAGAGGAATGGAAGATGGTCGTCGAGACCAAGAAGATCATGCACGCGCCGAGCATCGAAGTCGCTGCCACATGCGTGCGCGTGCCGGTACTGCGCTGCCACTCCGAGTCGGTCAACGTTGAGTTCGACGGTCCGGTCACGCTTGAAGCCGCCCGCGCGGCGCTTGAGAGCGCTTCCGGGATCACGGTGCTCGACGATCCTGCGACCAAGACCTACCCGATGCCCGCGTTGCTCGAGCGCACCGACGACACCTACGTCGGTCGCCTCCGCGTCGACCCGACGGTGTCCCACGGTCTCTCGATGTGGGTCGTCGCCGACCAGATCCGCAAGGGTGCTGCGCTGAACGCCGTCCAGATCGCCGAGGCTTTGCTCGGCCACTAAAGGGATTTATACGTGACCAGAACTCGCAGCATCGCACAGGCGGGGATGATTGCCGCCGTGTATGGTGCCCTGACTTTGCTCACCGTCCAGTTTCTCGGCTTCCTGGGATGGGGGCCGATACAGCTGCGCCTGAGCGAGGCGGTCACGGTGGTGGCGTGCCTCACGCCGGCCGCTATTCCGGGCCTGGCGCTTGGGTCGGTGGCCGCCAACTTGTTCACGTTTGCGTCGAGCGGGAATCCGCTCGCCTTGCTCGACGTGGTGTTCGGGTCGCTCGGCACACTTCTGGGGGCGATGTGGACGTGGAGATTCCGCGACCGCCCACGTCTCGCCCTGCTGGGGCCGGTGCTCGCCAACGCTCTGATCGTTCCGGCGTACCTGCCGTTGCTGGTCAAGGGACTCGGACTCTACAAGATTCCCCTGTTGGAGTTAAACTTCGAAGGCAAGTGGTTGGCGATGTACCTGTTTGGCGTGGTGACAATCGCCATTGGCGAGGCCATCGTCGTCTACGGTCTCGGCCTGCCGCTACTGACGGGGCTGAGGCGTCTCGGGCTTGGGGAAGTGCTCAGAGGGCCCGCTTGGAGGCACTGAGATGAAGAGGGGGGTTGCGTGTCGCTAGTAGAACCTAGTACCGATGGTGGCTTCGATGCACCAAGCACGCAGCCAGAGCCGCTGATCCGCCATTCGCTCTCCGAATGCCCCCATTGCTGGGGATGCGTCCGGTGGTGTCCCGCACACGCGATCCACGTTGTGGGCGGCGTCGCCGAGATAGACGAGTTGCTGTGCGTGAAATGCGGCATGTGCGTCACCGGTTGCAGTTCCGGCAACTACATTGTGCGCGACGATGTGCCGCAGGTATGCGACCTACTTGCGAGCGGGGTGCCGGTTGTGGCGATGCTTGCCTCCGAGTACATCGCGGCGCTCTATCCGCGCACTCCCGAGTCGGTGGAGCTGGAGCTTCTCGATCTGGGCTTCTCGGCGATCGAGACTACCGTCCTTGGCGAAGAGCTGGTGGCGGCAGCGTACGAGAGGGCCATGACGCAGCGCGCAGAGTCCGACGTGCAGCTGCGGTCGACGTGCGCGGTAGCGGTCTCCTGGGTGCAGCAGTTTCACCCAGGGCTGGTAGGCGCGCTCGTGCCGATCGTGTCTCCGTACGTCGCGCACGCCCGGCTCGTCAAGGCGCTCTATCCGCAAGGAACAGCCGTCGTCTATGTCGCGCCGTGCTGGGCCCGAAAGGACGAGGCTCGCAGGAATGAGTTTGCGGATGCAATCGACGCGGCCATCGGCTTCGATGAGCTCCTTCGGATGCTGGACGGTGTTTCGCTGCCCGAGCGTGAACCTGAAACGTCGTCGATCTGGCGGCCGCAGTCTCCCAAGGAGATATCGCTTACCGACGGCTTCCCTCGGCAGGCGTTCGCTGCGAGCGGCACGTACGGCTCCGGCGACCTCGTGGTAGTGCGCGGCCTCAAAGACATTGATGACCTGTTGGCCGAGATCGAGCGCGGCGATGTGGCTCCCGGCATGGTGGACATGCTTTGCTGTGACGGCTGCATCGATGGTCCTGCGACCAACCCGGCATTGTCGGTTCATGCGAAGCGCAGCATCGTCGTCGCAGAGCGCGAAAGCCAGCCGCGATCCGTCGTGGACAGCCGTGAGCTTCTGGGAGCGTTGCCGGAGGTCGAGTTGGCGCGCGTGTTCTCGGCATGTCCGGCATCATCGAGCCGCACGCTCTCGCCGGAGCAGATCGACGACACGCTCGCGGCGATTGGGTTCGCAGACATCGACTGTGGTGCGTGCGGCTACGACACATGCGTCGAGCACGCCGCCGCAGTCTGTCTCGGCGTCTCCAGTTGGGAGTTGTGCTTTCCTGCGCAACGCAAGTTGATGGACAAGGATCGCGCGGAACTCACGCAAAACGCCCTGTCCGATCCTTTGACCGGCTTGGGTAACCGTCGGCTCTTCGACGAGCGCCTCGCCGAGGAGGTCGCGCGTGCCGAGCGATACGGAAGCCCGCTCTCGCTGATCATGGGCGACCTCGATGGTTTCAAGGGCATCAACGACGGCTATGGACATCTGGCTGGTGATGCGGTGCTCGATCAGTTTGGCGTGCTGCTGCGGGCCGAACTGCGCGTAAGCGATATCGCTTCGCGCTATGGCGGCGACGAGTTCGCGATCCTCCTGCCCGATACCACGAAGACCGACGCTTGGGCCGTGGCCGAGAAGCTGCGCGCGGCGCTCAGTGGGCAGCAGATCGACGTAGGGGATGAGCGGCGGGTGCGCGTCACGAGTTCCTTCGGCGTGGCGGCGCTCGGCGAAGTGCACGCAACGGCACGCGACCTCATCGCCGCAGCCGACACCGCGCTCTACCGCGCGAAGCACGGCGGCCGCAACCGCGTGGAGATCGCGCTGGGCTGACACACCGCTAGGTGGGAATACTCCCCCAGGCAGGGATTCTCGGCGCTCATTTTCGGAGGGGCCGGCCATGCATGACGCTTTGCTCGGCACGACGGAAGGCGATCGCGTCCGTTGCGGCTTGTGCCCGCATGCGTGTCTCATCGCCGAGGGCGCGCGCGGCGTGTGCGGAGCGCGCGGGGTTGTGGGTGGCACGCTGCGGGCGCTCACCTATGGGCTCATGAGTTCGATTGCGCTTGACCCCGTGGAGAAGAAACCGGTCTTCCACTACCGCCCGGGGACGCATGTGATGTCGTTTGGCTCGGTGGGGTGCACCATGCGGTGCGGCCACTGCCAGAACTGGCAGATCTCGCGTCCCAAGGGAGATGACGGCACGGTGGCGCTGCGTCACGTGGAGCCCGCCGAGGCTGTGCGCATGGCTCTCGACGCCGGGGCCGAGGGCGTGGCGTTCACCTACAACGAGCCGGTGATCTGGCTCGAGTGGGTGCTGGATGCGGCGCGGCTTGCTCACCGGCACGGCCTTTTCACCATCATGGTCACCAACGGCTACGTCACCTCGGCAGGGCTCGATCTCTTCGCCGAGGTTATCGACGTGTGGCGCGTGGACATCAAGGGGTTCTCGGAAGAGGTCTTCAAACGCATCTGCCACATTCCACATGCCCAGGCGGTGCGCGAGCAGGCGGTGCGCGCGAAGCATACGCACGGAATGCACGTCGAGTGCGTGACAAACATCATCCCAACCATCAACGACACTGACGCTGAACTGGCCGCGATCGCCGAGTGGATCGCAACCGAGCTCGGCGTTGACACCCCATGGCACGTGACCCGCTTCGTGCCGTACCTCGAGTTCGCCGATCTGCCGATGACGCCTATCGCCACGCTCCGGCGCGCCCGCGAAATCGGTGCCGAGAAGGGGTTGCGCTACGTCTATCTGGGCAATGTGGACGAGCCGGGAGGCGAGGACACCGTGTGTCCCACGTGTGGCGTGGTAGCCGTGCAACGTCGCGGATACCGGACGAGCATCGGGGCGGTCGATGACAGCGG is a window from the Coriobacteriia bacterium genome containing:
- a CDS encoding ABC transporter ATP-binding protein translates to MSEPREAAPTPRRRPPGGGGFGGGHGGMMMASTEKSQDFAGSLKRLAGHLKPEQPKIILVVVLAIFSVALSIAGPKILGQATNMLFEGVIGKQVGAMMPGATKAQAIDALNAAGQTQLVQMLSSMNFTPGVGVDFNKIGQILLLLLGIYVLSSLFSWLQQYITAGVSQRTVYQLRRSVDDKLARLPLKYFDTHSRGDILSRVTNDIDNIANSLQQSLTQLITALLTIIGVLAMMFSISWQLALISLLTLPAAVVVTMFIAKRSQKQFAAQWERTGTLNGHVEEMHTGHSIVKVFGHQEEAIEKFEEENDGLYEASFKAQFISGTIMPSITFITNLNYVAIAVIGGLRVAQGTLSLGDVQAFIQYSRQFTQPITQTASIANVLQSAVASAERVFELLDEAEESPDHAHPAVLTRVEGHVVLEDVSFRYEPEKPLITDLSVEAKPGQTVAIVGPTGAGKTTLVNLLMRFYEVDHGRILIDGVDICQMTRDDLRKTFGMVLQDAWLFSGTIRDNVAYGAEGATPEQILAASQAAYVDHFVRTLPDGYDTVLDDDASNISQGERQLLTIARAFLADPEILILDEATSSVDTRTEVLIQKAMSELMKNRTSFVIAHRLSTIRDADTILVMNEGKIIEQGTHEELLGKHGFYYDLYNSQFLDSFDEAM
- a CDS encoding ABC transporter ATP-binding protein; this translates as MLKLLIRYLKPYWKALILVGVLQLGQSVANLYLPRLNADIINNGVMAGDTDYILRRGGLMLLVTLIQAVGTVVAVYFGSRTAMAFGRDMRSALFRKVESFSQKEVNLFGTATLITRNTNDIQQIQMVIVLMLNMLIAAPMMAVGGVIMALREDVPLSTIIVVVVPLLAIVVGTMLVKALPLFRSMQKKIDEVNKVMREKLAGIRVIRAFVRTDYEARRFDVANLDLTDTSLKVNRIMAVMMPTLMLIFNVSTVAIMWFGGLRIDSGAMPIGNLTAFLSYVMQILMSVMMATIMFVMIPRAAASADRVQEVLLTEPSVIDPITPAEETGSRGYLEFDDVRFGYPGAEDLVLRGISFSASPGETLAIVGSTGSGKTTLVNLIPRFYDVTGGTIRVDGVDVRDMNRDRLWGKIGFIPQKAFLFSGTIGSNIRYGQPDATDEEVWHALEVAQAKTFVTETEGELEAPITQGGTNVSGGQRQRLAIARALVKKPEIYVFDDSFSALDFRTDSMLRAALKHETHDATVIIVAQRVSTIMTADRIVVLDKGCIAGMGTHKELMECCETYREIVYSQLSEEEVA
- a CDS encoding PadR family transcriptional regulator — translated: MFDCEHSGKPQPRFHPPFPPPWGANLGPLGGNPRARRGDVQTAILGLIAEKPMHGYQILQELAERSGGVWKPSPGSVYPTLQLLEDQGLLTSEQAGGKRVFSLTDEGRAKVAEQSGEAPWDEFASEIERLSPSREAITGLMVATSQVLHAGSPEQVRKMVEVLGETRKSIYRILAEDE
- a CDS encoding aspartate kinase produces the protein MALVVAKFGGTSVGSTDRIRAVARRLIARRLAGNDVVAVVSAMGHVTDELVTLAREISTDPPDREMDMLLSTGEQVSCSLLAMAIIAEGHDAVSFTGAQVGIMTDLVHTKAKITEVRADRVKAALAEGKIVIVAGFQGTTPDGTITTLGRGGSDTTAVAVAAGIGADVCEIYTDVDGVYTADPRVVPDARKIDALSYEEMLEMAASGAGVLQMRSVEFARNHGVVIHCRSSFNDNPGTIVKEADETMEQAIISGVTHDISEAKITLRDVPDTPGVAAKVFTRMAAENINVDMIIQNVSEAGTTDISFTVPKDDLIRTKRAVGEVVAELGARDYSVDESIAKVSLVGAGMKTHPGVAASMFSALAEAGVNLYMISTSPIRISCVISANEVGEAVRALHKAFGLGEDEVSVEAAPGCGCGSGSCCGGAK